From Granulicella sp. WH15, the proteins below share one genomic window:
- a CDS encoding iron-sulfur cluster assembly accessory protein, with the protein MSTATVTPEVVEAPAAAVKPVVLTAQAIAKVREIMSTQDPIPAGLRIGVVGGGCSGFQYSMSFENASGMMDKVMKFDDLKVFVDATSAMYLNGCVVDYVETLEAAGFKFENPTVKSTCGCGSSFSV; encoded by the coding sequence ATGTCCACCGCTACTGTTACCCCCGAGGTTGTTGAAGCGCCGGCAGCGGCCGTCAAGCCGGTTGTGCTGACCGCCCAGGCGATCGCCAAGGTTCGGGAGATCATGTCGACGCAGGATCCAATTCCTGCCGGGCTGCGCATCGGCGTCGTCGGCGGCGGATGTTCGGGCTTCCAGTACTCGATGTCGTTCGAGAACGCGAGCGGCATGATGGACAAGGTGATGAAGTTCGACGACCTGAAGGTCTTCGTGGACGCGACCAGCGCCATGTACCTGAACGGCTGCGTGGTCGACTACGTCGAGACGCTCGAGGCCGCCGGCTTCAAGTTCGAGAACCCGACCGTGAAGAGCACCTGCGGCTGCGGCTCCAGCTTCAGCGTCTAA
- a CDS encoding PadR family transcriptional regulator, with translation MKPDVAKHLPLSPATLHVLLALSSGDLHGYGIMLAVARQAGGQYKIGPGTLYDNLKKLMSAGLIEDSQGEASDAQARRTYHLNELGGEVLAAEIERLDGVLREARRSLRLHEEEQA, from the coding sequence ATGAAGCCTGACGTCGCAAAACATCTACCGCTTTCCCCTGCTACTCTTCACGTTCTGCTGGCGCTCAGCAGTGGCGATCTGCACGGATACGGAATCATGCTCGCGGTGGCTCGCCAGGCGGGTGGCCAGTACAAGATTGGGCCGGGAACTCTCTATGACAACCTCAAAAAGCTAATGAGTGCCGGTTTAATCGAAGACTCGCAAGGGGAGGCTTCGGACGCACAGGCGCGTCGGACCTACCACCTGAACGAGTTGGGAGGCGAGGTGCTGGCCGCGGAGATCGAGCGTCTGGATGGGGTGTTGCGCGAGGCGCGGCGGAGTTTACGCCTGCACGAGGAAGAGCAGGCATGA